A segment of the Actinomyces sp. oral taxon 171 str. F0337 genome:
CACCATTGAGAGCAGGAGCGTGGACTGGGACCACGTGATCTCCCAGGTGACGCCCTGGGCCTCGAACTGGCTGCGGTAGGTGCGGTACTGCAGGTAGCCGGACAGGGAGCCCAGGGAGCACAGGACGGTGACGGCGACCCAGTACCACCGGTTGGGGGCCTTGCGGTTCTCCCAGTACCAGGCGGCTCGCACCGACGCGCGGGACTGGGGGGCCGGGGGAGCAGTCCGGCTCAGGCCGGTCGGCTGCGGCGTCGTGGACGGGCCGGAGGGACCGGGGAGCGCTGACGGGTGCTGAGCGGGCCGGAGGGGCCGGCCTGCAGTGGGGCGTGTAACTGGTGCGGTGGTGCTCATCGGTGATTCTCCTGGTGGACGATAACGAGGTGGGCGGCGACGGTCCACCCGACCGCGACCAGCGCGGCGAGTGCCGCCAGGGTCCACGGCTGGGACACGAGCGTCATGTCGCCGCCTTCCCGCATGGACTTGTAGGAGGCGACCGTGTCAATGGGGGTGGCGGCCGGAACGATGCCCCAGGGCAGCAGCCATGAGAACTTCCCGAGGTAGGCGTAGGGCAGGCTCTCGGCGATGAGGCCGCCGATGGCCGCCACCCCCAGGCCGATGCCCTGCTTGTCGAAGCAGGTGGACAGCGTCAGCTGGACCGCGGAGATGGCCAGCGTGGAGCACGCCACCACCACAAGGGCGGGAGGCAGTGTGCGCCAGTAGGAGTCGGTGACGGTCAGCCCGATCGAGCCGGCCAGCACGCTGAGCAGCGCGAAGATGCTCGCCTCCATGCACAGGACCGTGAGGATCACGATGACCAGCTTGCCCCGGTAGCGGGTCAGGGGGCTCTGCCCCAGCGCCGTCATCAGCTGCCCCATGCGCTCCTCGGTGTCCACGGTGACGATGCGCGAGGCCAGGACCGCGGTGATGATGGGCATGAGGAAGGCGATGATCTGGATGAATTCATTCAGGGCGAG
Coding sequences within it:
- a CDS encoding ABC transporter permease; this encodes MSTPVSTVGPATTVAAQPAPPTQHLTQPPTQPAAPLELPVSALRSARTTLALELGKLRRKRYWLIAASATAVCLAWSSLLIIHRASGPAEARHATLALNEFIQIIAFLMPIITAVLASRIVTVDTEERMGQLMTALGQSPLTRYRGKLVIVILTVLCMEASIFALLSVLAGSIGLTVTDSYWRTLPPALVVVACSTLAISAVQLTLSTCFDKQGIGLGVAAIGGLIAESLPYAYLGKFSWLLPWGIVPAATPIDTVASYKSMREGGDMTLVSQPWTLAALAALVAVGWTVAAHLVIVHQENHR